From a region of the Streptacidiphilus albus JL83 genome:
- a CDS encoding APC family permease, giving the protein MSDSQEARPDAASAVLAEERRLRHDLGFWGLTAIGFSNILGSGWLFAAMYAAQTAGPAALLAWLAAGLLCALVALVMVELGVSRPEGGGTVRWPLLASGRLVGTLIGWSTLLSVGGTAAEISAIMQYAGHYLPWLYHHGGLTGAGVAVAMGLSLVLTALNWFAVKIFARLNNLVSVFKVVVPVLTVVALLASGYHSGRLTDPAHGGFAPYGYPAVLSALAGGGIVYSLNGFQAPLDFSGETRDPRRTMPGSVLAGIGLALLLYLGLQFAFLSSVPERLLGHGWAGVDFDSPFGQLALILNLQWVSSLLYVDAVVSPGGSAYVGVAIDARHTYALAKNGTIPRLFMRVSTATGVPQRALLLNLAVILVFLLPFGGWQQIVSVMGDLYLLIYSASAVAVAVFRSRPDAVGTGWVRGLDWIAPVSFVVSGEFVYWSGWHDLRLALPMVLLGLPLFLLLRPEQREEATLAAELRRGAWLLAYLPVLVLLSWLGSFKGSDHLRAPYDSLTVAVVSAAVFAWAVRSGRSLPTVGGQV; this is encoded by the coding sequence GTGTCGGACAGTCAGGAAGCCCGCCCGGACGCCGCCTCGGCGGTGCTCGCCGAGGAGCGCCGGCTCCGGCACGACCTCGGCTTCTGGGGACTCACCGCCATCGGGTTCTCCAACATCCTCGGCTCGGGCTGGCTCTTCGCCGCCATGTACGCGGCCCAGACCGCCGGTCCGGCCGCACTGCTGGCCTGGCTCGCGGCCGGGCTGCTGTGCGCGCTGGTCGCGCTGGTGATGGTGGAGCTCGGGGTCTCCCGGCCGGAGGGCGGCGGCACCGTGCGCTGGCCGCTGCTGGCCTCCGGACGGCTGGTCGGGACGCTGATCGGCTGGTCGACGCTGCTGTCGGTCGGCGGCACCGCCGCCGAGATCAGCGCCATCATGCAGTACGCCGGGCACTACCTGCCCTGGCTCTACCACCACGGCGGCCTGACCGGGGCCGGGGTCGCGGTGGCCATGGGCCTGAGCCTGGTGCTGACCGCGCTCAACTGGTTCGCCGTGAAGATCTTCGCCCGGCTCAACAACCTGGTCTCGGTCTTCAAGGTCGTCGTCCCGGTGCTCACCGTCGTCGCGCTGCTCGCCTCCGGCTACCACTCGGGACGGCTGACCGACCCCGCCCACGGCGGCTTCGCCCCCTACGGCTACCCGGCCGTGCTCAGCGCGCTGGCCGGCGGCGGCATCGTCTACTCGCTGAACGGCTTCCAGGCCCCACTGGACTTCTCCGGCGAGACCCGCGACCCGCGCCGGACCATGCCCGGATCGGTGCTGGCCGGTATCGGCCTGGCGCTGCTGCTCTACCTCGGGCTCCAGTTCGCCTTCCTCTCCAGCGTTCCGGAACGGCTGCTCGGCCACGGCTGGGCGGGCGTCGACTTCGACTCGCCCTTCGGCCAGCTCGCGCTGATCCTCAACCTCCAGTGGGTCTCCAGCCTGCTCTACGTGGACGCGGTGGTCTCCCCCGGCGGCTCGGCCTACGTCGGCGTCGCCATCGACGCCCGGCACACCTATGCGCTGGCCAAGAACGGCACCATCCCGCGCCTCTTCATGCGGGTCAGCACCGCGACCGGGGTCCCGCAGCGGGCACTGCTGCTCAACCTCGCGGTGATCCTGGTCTTCCTGCTGCCCTTCGGCGGCTGGCAGCAGATCGTCAGCGTGATGGGCGACCTCTACCTGCTGATCTACTCCGCCTCGGCCGTGGCCGTGGCCGTCTTCCGCTCCCGCCCGGACGCCGTGGGGACCGGTTGGGTGCGCGGGCTCGACTGGATCGCCCCGGTGAGCTTCGTCGTCTCCGGGGAGTTCGTCTACTGGTCCGGCTGGCACGACCTGCGACTCGCCCTGCCGATGGTGCTGCTCGGGCTGCCGCTCTTCCTGCTGCTCCGCCCCGAGCAGCGCGAGGAGGCCACCCTGGCCGCCGAACTCCGGCGCGGCGCCTGGCTGCTGGCCTACCTACCGGTACTGGTGCTGCTCTCCTGGCTGGGCTCGTTCAAGGGCTCGGACCACCTCCGCGCCCCCTACGACTCACTCACCGTGGCCGTCGTCTCGGCGGCCGTCTTCGCCTGGGCCGTCCGCTCCGGCCGCAGCCTGCCTACCGTCGGCGGCCAGGTCTAG
- a CDS encoding NADP-dependent oxidoreductase, protein MKAVRFQRFGGPEVLEIVDLPDPHPGPGQVRIAVRAAGVNPSDWKKRQGLMDEELPQTLGYEAAGVVDELGAGVADVAVGDRVFGFCTEGAAQAELAVLSYYAPVPPSLDLPGAAALPAAVETSTRALDQLGVEGGGTLLVNGASGSVGSAAVQLAVARGARVIGTAGPANHEYLRSLGAEPVAYGEGLVERVRALAPDGVDLALDVAGSGVLPELIGLAGGAEHVVTIADFTGAQQHGVRFSRGDSGRALQVLAGIGELTESGRFSLPVAQTFPLTAVAEAHRVGERGHAPGKLVLVVGPPAAEEG, encoded by the coding sequence ATGAAGGCAGTGCGATTCCAGCGGTTCGGCGGCCCTGAGGTGCTGGAGATCGTGGACCTCCCCGATCCGCACCCGGGCCCCGGCCAGGTCCGGATCGCGGTGCGGGCGGCCGGCGTCAACCCGAGCGACTGGAAGAAGCGCCAGGGCCTGATGGACGAGGAGCTCCCGCAGACCCTGGGCTACGAGGCGGCGGGCGTCGTCGACGAGCTCGGCGCGGGCGTGGCCGACGTCGCCGTCGGCGACCGGGTGTTCGGCTTCTGCACCGAGGGGGCGGCCCAGGCCGAGCTGGCGGTGCTCTCCTACTACGCGCCGGTCCCGCCGTCGCTCGACCTCCCCGGCGCCGCCGCGCTGCCGGCCGCCGTCGAGACGTCCACCCGCGCGCTCGACCAGCTCGGCGTGGAGGGCGGCGGCACGCTGCTCGTCAACGGCGCCTCCGGCAGCGTCGGCAGTGCCGCGGTGCAACTCGCCGTGGCGCGCGGGGCGCGCGTGATCGGCACCGCGGGCCCGGCCAACCACGAGTACCTCCGCTCCCTGGGGGCCGAGCCCGTCGCCTACGGCGAGGGCCTGGTCGAGCGGGTCCGCGCGCTCGCGCCCGACGGGGTCGACCTCGCCCTCGACGTCGCCGGGAGCGGCGTCCTGCCCGAGCTGATCGGGCTCGCGGGCGGCGCGGAGCATGTCGTGACGATCGCCGACTTCACTGGCGCGCAGCAGCACGGGGTACGGTTCAGCCGCGGCGACTCCGGCCGGGCGCTCCAGGTGCTGGCCGGCATCGGCGAGTTGACCGAGTCAGGGCGCTTCTCGCTCCCGGTCGCGCAGACCTTCCCGCTCACCGCGGTCGCCGAGGCCCACCGCGTCGGCGAACGCGGCCACGCCCCCGGCAAGCTGGTGCTGGTGGTCGGCCCGCCCGCCGCCGAGGAGGGCTGA